From the genome of Tautonia marina, one region includes:
- a CDS encoding glycosyltransferase family 87 protein gives MTFLVASGIYSLKAAEERSAIIRWLHQVEQLQDGVNIWDKYMFPNPPIFPLTLYPLTSMPPLAASMVWYYLKAGLAVLSIVFCLRMARTKEDPRRIPGWALFLVILLSFRPILSDLHHGNNNLVILFLIVSALYAWRKGYDVLAGLSLALSIAYKVTPALFVPYFLYKRSWRLVGATFLGLGLFLLIVPSLILGPEFNGECLQMWWHRMLRPFVVDHEVGDHEINQSMAGVIMRYFTEQEATGDGRYVPLYSGRNFFSLNPDLVVYGIKALSIGMVGLLAMLCRTDTNRRDNIRFLGEFSLVVLTMLIVSERSWKHHYVTVLLPYTYLIFRLWAYPLPRTLRFLVGGCLALSSLLMLTTSSEVGGLFANGTGHKLALFYGMFFWSGVVLYAGTAMVLRFETREALRADKAADATARTIKAPHAVKSSMSVTPGRNR, from the coding sequence GTGACGTTTCTGGTTGCTTCGGGAATTTATTCCTTGAAAGCGGCCGAGGAGCGAAGTGCCATTATTCGATGGCTGCATCAGGTGGAACAGTTGCAAGACGGAGTGAACATCTGGGACAAATACATGTTCCCAAATCCTCCGATCTTTCCACTGACTCTGTATCCCTTGACGAGCATGCCTCCGCTCGCGGCCTCAATGGTCTGGTACTATCTCAAGGCGGGGCTGGCGGTTCTTTCGATCGTCTTTTGCCTGAGGATGGCTCGGACCAAGGAAGACCCCCGACGCATCCCGGGGTGGGCCTTGTTCCTAGTGATCTTGCTGAGTTTCCGACCAATCCTCAGCGATCTTCACCATGGGAATAATAACCTGGTGATCCTGTTCCTGATCGTCTCTGCGCTCTATGCGTGGCGCAAGGGATACGACGTGCTCGCGGGGCTCTCGCTGGCACTCTCGATTGCGTACAAGGTCACGCCGGCGTTGTTTGTTCCTTACTTCCTCTACAAGCGATCCTGGCGTCTGGTGGGTGCCACCTTCCTCGGACTGGGCCTGTTCCTGTTGATTGTGCCGAGTCTCATTCTCGGCCCTGAGTTCAACGGGGAATGCCTGCAGATGTGGTGGCACCGAATGCTACGCCCGTTCGTGGTCGATCATGAAGTGGGAGATCACGAGATCAACCAGTCAATGGCTGGCGTGATCATGCGATATTTCACCGAGCAGGAGGCCACGGGAGACGGGCGATATGTTCCGTTGTACTCGGGCCGGAATTTCTTCTCACTCAATCCGGATCTCGTGGTCTACGGCATCAAGGCGCTCTCGATCGGCATGGTCGGTTTGCTGGCGATGTTGTGTCGGACCGATACGAACCGCCGAGACAATATCCGTTTTCTCGGCGAGTTCAGCCTGGTGGTCCTGACCATGCTCATCGTTTCGGAGCGAAGCTGGAAACATCATTACGTGACGGTGCTTTTGCCCTATACGTACTTGATCTTTCGACTCTGGGCCTACCCGCTTCCTCGCACTCTGAGGTTCTTGGTGGGTGGGTGTCTTGCCCTTTCCTCCTTGCTCATGCTCACCACGTCAAGTGAGGTGGGAGGTCTTTTTGCCAATGGAACAGGGCATAAACTGGCGTTGTTCTATGGCATGTTCTTCTGGTCCGGCGTGGTCCTGTACGCGGGGACGGCGATGGTCCTGCGCTTTGAGACGCGTGAGGCCTTGAGAGCAGACAAGGCGGCTGACGCAACGGCACGGACGATCAAGGCGCCCCACGCCGTGAAATCGTCGATGTCGGTGACCCCTGGGCGGAATCGCTAG
- a CDS encoding acyl-CoA desaturase: MTMETLAQPKSRATKIAWPPLIWIAGLHAGALLAFFPQFFSWKAVAVCLFLHWLSGGIGICMTYHRLLTHRSFAVRPKWLEYVMTAIGCTASEGGAIHWVADHRKHHAHSDDENDVHSPLHGGFGWAHMFWWMTPDITSEHTPAYHARWAPDLIRDPVHVWLDRWHLIFPIGLAVLLFAIGGMPYLVWGFFVRSVLVLHTTWLVNSATHVWGYRSHDTRDSSTNLWWVALLTYGEGWHNNHHAFQTSARHGLRWWEFDMTYMAVKLMSWVGMAHSIKLAKVKPQAATSVAAVSSDEAPPVRSHVTQPKPAVGVAK; the protein is encoded by the coding sequence ATGACGATGGAGACCTTGGCACAGCCCAAGTCCCGGGCGACGAAGATCGCCTGGCCCCCCCTGATCTGGATCGCCGGGTTACATGCGGGGGCGTTGCTTGCGTTCTTCCCCCAGTTCTTCAGCTGGAAGGCAGTGGCGGTCTGTTTGTTCCTGCACTGGCTCTCCGGTGGCATTGGAATTTGCATGACGTACCACCGGCTCCTGACGCACCGGAGCTTCGCGGTTCGTCCGAAGTGGCTTGAATACGTGATGACGGCAATCGGTTGCACCGCTTCCGAGGGGGGGGCGATTCACTGGGTGGCCGACCACCGGAAGCACCATGCCCACTCGGACGATGAGAACGATGTGCATAGCCCCCTGCACGGTGGGTTCGGCTGGGCTCACATGTTCTGGTGGATGACGCCGGACATCACCTCGGAGCATACCCCCGCCTATCATGCCCGATGGGCTCCGGACCTGATCCGCGACCCGGTTCACGTTTGGCTGGATCGCTGGCACCTGATTTTCCCGATCGGCCTGGCTGTCTTGCTGTTTGCGATCGGCGGGATGCCGTACCTCGTCTGGGGCTTCTTCGTTCGATCAGTCCTGGTCTTGCACACGACCTGGCTCGTCAATTCGGCGACGCATGTCTGGGGTTATCGATCGCACGACACTCGGGATTCGTCAACGAATCTCTGGTGGGTTGCACTGCTGACCTACGGCGAAGGTTGGCACAACAATCATCATGCGTTCCAGACGTCGGCCCGGCATGGTCTGCGATGGTGGGAATTTGACATGACCTACATGGCGGTCAAGCTCATGTCGTGGGTTGGCATGGCACACTCGATCAAGCTGGCGAAGGTCAAGCCGCAGGCGGCAACCAGTGTGGCGGCCGTTTCCTCGGACGAGGCGCCACCGGTTCGATCGCACGTGACCCAGCCGAAGCCTGCCGTGGGGGTTGCCAAGTAA
- a CDS encoding Hsp70 family protein, with amino-acid sequence MSRFVVGIDLGTTNSALAYVDTSEATDERPAPVRSLAIPQLVAVNDVSERPVLPSFLYLPSEKDFPPGSTDLPWAKKPDRVVGVLAREHGSKVPGRLVGSAKSWLCYEGVDRETALLPWNAPEEVPKVSPVEASSAYLGYLRDVWNALIAGKSAGDRLEKQEIYLTVPASFDAVARELTVEAANSIGLEQVTLLEEPQAAFYAWLSGLGDEWRKRVSLGDLILVCDVGGGTTDFTLIGVAEQDGDLVLNRLAVGEHILLGGDNMDLALAHAVAATLPGGMEKLDPTQRIGLTYACRNAKETLLSKPELESVTVSVLGRGSKVIGGAVKAELTRTTLQTVLLDGFFPKCEATDQPARGRRIGLTEIGLPYAADPAITRHLARFLSRQAQATSSGDAIARPSAVLFNGGVFQATGLRDRVSETLSAWGGAPIAVLSADEPDLAVARGAAYYGMVRRGKGIRIRGGVPRSYYVGIETSAPAVPGIPAPIKALCVVPMGMEEGTEEDVPGSELGLVVGESAEFRFLASTVRRDDTIGTVLDRWSSEELVELSPLVMSLGDQEGEEGDVVPVTLHSIVTEVGTLELWCEGTRSPGRWKLEFNVRDQQGES; translated from the coding sequence ATGTCCCGATTCGTTGTCGGCATCGACCTGGGAACCACCAACAGCGCTCTGGCGTATGTCGACACTTCGGAGGCGACCGATGAGCGGCCGGCTCCGGTGCGGTCGCTGGCGATTCCTCAACTGGTCGCGGTCAACGACGTCTCGGAACGTCCGGTGTTACCATCGTTCCTGTACTTGCCGTCGGAGAAGGATTTCCCGCCTGGATCGACCGATCTTCCCTGGGCGAAGAAGCCGGATCGGGTCGTGGGCGTGCTGGCTCGTGAGCATGGATCGAAGGTGCCGGGACGATTGGTCGGCTCGGCCAAAAGCTGGCTCTGTTACGAAGGGGTCGATCGCGAGACGGCGCTTCTTCCGTGGAACGCTCCGGAGGAGGTGCCGAAAGTCTCTCCGGTTGAGGCGTCGAGTGCCTATCTCGGCTACCTCCGAGACGTCTGGAACGCTCTGATTGCGGGGAAATCGGCCGGGGATCGACTGGAGAAACAGGAGATCTATCTGACCGTACCGGCCTCGTTCGATGCCGTGGCCCGCGAGTTAACGGTCGAAGCCGCGAATAGCATCGGCCTGGAGCAGGTGACGTTACTGGAAGAGCCGCAAGCGGCCTTCTATGCCTGGCTTTCGGGCTTGGGTGATGAGTGGCGGAAGCGCGTGTCACTGGGCGATCTGATTCTCGTCTGCGACGTGGGCGGAGGAACGACCGACTTCACGCTGATCGGCGTGGCGGAACAGGATGGGGACCTCGTCCTCAATCGCCTGGCGGTGGGGGAGCACATTCTGCTCGGTGGTGACAACATGGACCTGGCCCTGGCTCACGCGGTCGCCGCGACCTTGCCAGGAGGGATGGAGAAGCTCGATCCGACCCAGCGGATCGGGTTGACCTACGCCTGCCGAAACGCCAAGGAAACCTTGCTGTCGAAGCCAGAGTTGGAGTCGGTGACGGTGTCGGTGCTTGGTCGGGGATCGAAGGTGATCGGCGGCGCAGTGAAGGCCGAGCTGACCCGGACCACGCTGCAGACCGTGTTGCTCGACGGCTTTTTTCCGAAGTGCGAAGCGACCGACCAGCCCGCGCGAGGTCGTCGGATCGGGTTGACGGAGATCGGCCTGCCGTATGCGGCCGACCCGGCGATTACCCGGCACCTGGCCCGATTTCTCAGCCGACAGGCTCAGGCAACGTCGTCGGGGGATGCCATCGCTCGACCATCGGCCGTTTTGTTTAACGGTGGGGTGTTTCAAGCGACGGGCCTGCGCGATCGGGTTTCCGAAACCCTCTCGGCCTGGGGAGGAGCGCCGATTGCGGTTCTCTCGGCCGACGAGCCAGACCTGGCGGTGGCGCGAGGAGCGGCCTATTACGGGATGGTGCGCAGGGGAAAGGGGATTCGGATTCGGGGGGGCGTGCCTCGCTCGTATTACGTGGGGATCGAGACCTCTGCCCCGGCGGTTCCCGGCATCCCGGCGCCGATCAAGGCCCTCTGTGTCGTGCCGATGGGAATGGAGGAAGGGACGGAGGAGGATGTTCCCGGTTCCGAACTCGGGCTAGTGGTCGGGGAATCGGCCGAGTTCCGCTTTCTGGCCTCGACCGTGCGACGAGACGATACGATCGGCACGGTGCTTGATCGCTGGTCGTCGGAGGAGCTGGTTGAACTGTCTCCGCTGGTGATGTCGCTCGGCGATCAGGAAGGGGAGGAGGGGGACGTGGTTCCCGTGACCCTGCACAGCATCGTCACCGAGGTGGGGACGCTGGAACTCTGGTGTGAAGGAACGCGATCGCCGGGACGCTGGAAACTCGAATTCAACGTGAGAGATCAGCAGGGCGAGAGCTGA
- a CDS encoding N-acetylglucosamine kinase: MNRLPLVLGVDGGGTSTVAWLAAIEGDILGRGTAGPSNAKAIGPDRARSAIGEAIARARHDAGLGETPVEVACLGLAGFDRPDDRALLARWCEDDGWAKRVVPANDGDLVLAAGTAEGFGIALIAGTGSIAVGRAPDGRSARSGGWGPLIGDEGSAYAVALAGLRLVARRFDGRSEPPIEDRLTESLCRELGAPTPREIISVLYGPGWDRARIAGLARCVIEAAEHDRTVADLILRPAAEELVELVDSVRVGIGWDKPGHPDPPPLAMAGGFLLGAERLQGQVRELLGTRIGPVGMVADPVLGAVILARRAWE, from the coding sequence ATGAATCGGCTTCCCCTGGTTCTTGGCGTCGATGGAGGAGGAACCTCGACGGTTGCCTGGCTGGCCGCGATCGAGGGTGACATCCTCGGTCGAGGGACCGCGGGGCCATCGAATGCCAAGGCGATCGGGCCGGATCGAGCTCGGTCGGCGATTGGGGAGGCGATCGCGAGGGCGAGACATGATGCGGGCCTCGGAGAAACCCCGGTCGAGGTGGCGTGCCTCGGCCTGGCGGGCTTCGATCGCCCGGACGATCGAGCCTTGCTGGCCCGCTGGTGCGAGGACGACGGCTGGGCAAAACGAGTCGTTCCCGCGAACGACGGAGACCTTGTCCTCGCGGCGGGGACGGCCGAGGGGTTCGGAATCGCCCTGATTGCCGGGACCGGTTCCATCGCGGTCGGACGCGCTCCCGATGGTCGGTCGGCCCGGTCGGGGGGATGGGGGCCGCTGATCGGTGATGAAGGAAGTGCCTATGCCGTTGCCCTGGCCGGCTTGCGGTTGGTCGCAAGGCGGTTCGATGGTCGATCAGAACCACCGATCGAGGATCGGTTGACCGAGTCGCTTTGTCGGGAACTGGGAGCGCCAACCCCTCGGGAGATCATCAGCGTGCTGTATGGGCCTGGCTGGGATCGGGCTCGGATTGCTGGACTGGCGCGCTGCGTGATCGAGGCAGCCGAACATGACCGGACCGTTGCGGACTTGATCCTCCGTCCGGCGGCCGAGGAACTGGTGGAGTTGGTCGACTCGGTTCGAGTGGGGATCGGTTGGGACAAGCCCGGGCATCCTGATCCGCCTCCGTTGGCAATGGCGGGCGGGTTTCTGCTCGGGGCCGAACGGTTACAAGGTCAGGTGCGGGAATTGCTTGGGACGCGGATTGGGCCGGTGGGAATGGTGGCCGACCCGGTACTCGGGGCGGTGATTCTGGCGAGGAGGGCATGGGAATGA
- a CDS encoding DUF2760 domain-containing protein encodes MNRFLLSLRAFWDVLTDREMAERVALALEPPKVSGPDLRILALLQRDGRLIDFLQEDLEGFPDEQIGAAVRDIHRGCRKALAEYLEIQPVLAREEGDTVSVDAEFDPAAIRLLGNVSGNPPYQGTLKHHGWRVTAAKLPNIPEARDESTVLAPAEIELS; translated from the coding sequence TTGAATCGCTTCTTGCTTTCGCTTCGAGCCTTCTGGGACGTGCTCACGGATCGGGAGATGGCCGAACGGGTCGCGCTTGCCCTGGAGCCGCCGAAGGTGTCGGGTCCCGATCTCCGCATCCTTGCCCTTCTGCAACGTGATGGCCGCCTGATCGACTTTCTCCAGGAAGACCTCGAAGGGTTTCCGGACGAGCAAATCGGCGCCGCCGTGCGAGACATTCATCGCGGCTGCCGCAAGGCACTGGCTGAGTACCTGGAGATTCAGCCGGTGCTCGCCCGGGAGGAAGGGGATACGGTGTCGGTGGACGCCGAGTTCGACCCGGCGGCGATTCGACTGCTTGGCAACGTTTCGGGCAACCCACCGTATCAAGGAACGTTAAAGCATCACGGCTGGCGGGTGACGGCTGCGAAGCTTCCGAACATTCCCGAAGCGCGGGACGAATCGACCGTACTGGCTCCGGCCGAGATTGAACTGTCCTGA
- the murQ gene encoding N-acetylmuramic acid 6-phosphate etherase, whose translation MPLEDHLLTESRNPASERIDTLDALGIVRVMNEEDAKVIEAVRAEEQVIAEAVELIADRFRQGGRLIYAGAGTSGRLGVLDASECPPTFSTPPEMVVGLIAGGPTALTRAVEGAEDDPEQGAADLDALGVSARDVVVGIASSGRTPYVLGVVDRARERGAKTIGIACNRPSVLGERVDLEIALLVGPEIIAGSTRLKSGTATKLVLNTLTTGAMILIGKTFGNRMIDLQPTNQKLRIRTRRILRELGDLDDEQAGALLEQTGGHLKAALVMALSGVDAPTARRLLDASGGQVRGAIEAAPRVKTP comes from the coding sequence ATGCCCCTCGAAGATCATCTGCTGACAGAGTCGAGAAACCCGGCTTCGGAGCGAATCGACACGCTCGATGCCCTGGGGATCGTTCGCGTCATGAACGAGGAGGACGCGAAGGTAATCGAGGCGGTCCGCGCTGAGGAGCAGGTGATCGCGGAAGCGGTGGAACTGATCGCGGATCGGTTTCGCCAGGGCGGACGCTTGATTTACGCCGGAGCGGGGACTTCGGGGCGTCTCGGGGTTCTCGATGCGTCGGAGTGCCCGCCGACGTTCAGTACGCCTCCGGAAATGGTCGTCGGGTTGATCGCCGGGGGACCAACAGCCCTGACCCGAGCCGTGGAAGGGGCGGAAGATGATCCGGAACAAGGAGCGGCAGATCTGGATGCGCTCGGAGTCTCGGCTCGCGATGTGGTGGTCGGGATCGCCTCGTCGGGGCGAACGCCGTACGTGCTTGGGGTGGTCGATCGAGCCAGGGAGCGAGGGGCAAAGACCATCGGCATCGCCTGTAACCGGCCGAGCGTGCTGGGGGAGCGGGTGGATCTTGAGATCGCGCTGCTCGTCGGTCCGGAGATCATCGCCGGATCAACCCGGTTGAAGTCGGGCACGGCGACGAAGCTGGTGCTGAATACCTTGACGACCGGAGCGATGATTCTGATCGGCAAGACATTCGGCAATCGGATGATCGACCTGCAACCGACGAATCAGAAGTTGCGGATCCGGACCCGACGAATCCTTCGGGAACTTGGGGACCTGGACGATGAGCAGGCAGGAGCCTTGCTGGAACAGACCGGTGGTCATTTGAAGGCGGCCCTTGTGATGGCCCTCTCCGGTGTGGATGCCCCGACCGCCCGGCGCTTGCTCGACGCTTCGGGAGGACAGGTTCGGGGTGCCATTGAGGCCGCTCCTCGCGTGAAGACGCCATGA
- a CDS encoding exo-beta-N-acetylmuramidase NamZ family protein — translation MIGSAPRVATGLDRLVDEGFDRLRGRKVGLIANQSTVDRRLRHAIDLFHGASGVELVRLFGPEHGLRGEVQDMEGVGSETDSRTGLPIVSLYGATPDTLKPRAEDLDGLDCLIFDLQDVGSRYYTFAATMFYAMETASSVGCSFLVLDRPNPLGGIGVEGPSIQDGFESFVGAYPMPIRHGMTVAELARLFQEERQLDLNLDIVTCSGWTREMLWPETGLSWVPPSPNMPTFDTALVYPGGCLIEGTNLSEGRGTTRPFENWGAPWMEGASSRMVETLNDLPGVLLRPNVFRPVFHKHAGMTCFGVQPHVVDPQEFSALKTYVLMLVLGVRDDPERFAWRTEPYEFIDAPIAIDLLFGSSEERLRIEAAAQEQPFDLKGWIEDLSERWRRDEQAFQERRTPNLIYPLS, via the coding sequence ATGATCGGCAGCGCACCTCGGGTAGCAACGGGGCTTGACCGGCTGGTGGACGAGGGCTTCGACCGCTTGAGGGGTCGAAAGGTCGGCCTGATCGCGAACCAGAGCACGGTGGATCGTCGCCTCCGCCACGCGATTGACCTTTTCCATGGGGCGTCGGGGGTCGAGCTTGTCCGTCTCTTTGGTCCAGAACACGGGCTCCGCGGCGAAGTGCAGGACATGGAGGGGGTGGGGTCCGAGACGGATTCCCGAACGGGCCTGCCGATCGTGAGTCTCTACGGGGCCACTCCCGACACGCTGAAACCCCGAGCCGAAGACCTGGACGGTCTGGACTGCTTGATCTTCGATCTCCAGGACGTGGGATCTCGGTACTACACCTTTGCCGCGACGATGTTCTACGCAATGGAGACGGCCTCCAGCGTGGGTTGCTCGTTTCTGGTCCTCGATCGGCCAAACCCGCTCGGAGGCATTGGGGTGGAGGGGCCGTCGATTCAGGACGGCTTTGAGAGCTTTGTGGGGGCCTACCCGATGCCGATCCGCCACGGGATGACGGTGGCAGAGTTGGCTCGGCTCTTTCAGGAGGAACGACAGCTCGACCTGAACCTGGACATCGTAACCTGTTCGGGATGGACGCGGGAGATGCTTTGGCCCGAGACGGGCCTGTCCTGGGTTCCCCCTTCTCCGAACATGCCGACGTTTGACACAGCCCTGGTGTATCCGGGCGGTTGCCTGATCGAGGGAACAAACCTCTCGGAAGGCCGGGGAACGACCCGTCCCTTCGAAAACTGGGGCGCCCCCTGGATGGAAGGAGCCTCCTCTCGCATGGTCGAAACGCTGAACGATCTGCCTGGGGTTCTGTTGCGTCCGAATGTATTTCGACCGGTCTTCCACAAGCACGCCGGAATGACATGCTTTGGCGTCCAGCCGCATGTGGTTGACCCACAAGAGTTTTCGGCGTTGAAGACGTACGTTCTGATGCTCGTGCTTGGCGTTCGGGACGATCCCGAGCGGTTTGCCTGGCGAACCGAGCCGTACGAGTTCATCGACGCTCCGATCGCCATCGACCTTCTGTTCGGTTCGTCGGAGGAACGGCTTCGGATCGAGGCCGCGGCTCAGGAACAGCCCTTCGATTTGAAGGGATGGATTGAGGACCTGTCGGAGCGGTGGAGGAGGGATGAGCAGGCGTTCCAGGAGCGAAGGACACCGAATCTGATCTATCCTTTGTCTTGA